AGAAGTGAAAGCTATAGTTGTGTACTGTTTATTAACACTTACATCTTATTTGAGGCTAATTAAATAGGtcgtacacacagtactgtccagCCACTATCTGTGGACATTTTACTAGGGTGTTTTATAAACAAGATACCGTGTAATGCGTTATCCACTGATAAAAATAGCTAGCAATTAACCGGACTAGAACCGGGACCTGTTGCAAAAAAATCGGGtttcttagctggataacttgctggatttaaggtagtctggacaAAATGTAAggtaaaggccatttaaaccgGTGTatgttaaatctgacaagttatccggctaagcaaaaaAATCCTGCTGTTTGAAACAAGTCCCTGGTATTTCTAAATGGCTGCGATTAGTTGTACTGGAATAAGGTTAACTCGGATGTAACTTCACTCGGCCCTGACTTCCGAGATAAATGAAGTGCAGGAAAAATCCCAGTGGCAGAAGCCGTCTGTAAACATGACTCTCTCCTGATGGCCCAGATCCCGGGTGTAGCCCCACAAGGCCACGCTGATCAGGAAGCTGTTGAGGAAACAGAGCCAAGGGACGTTCAGGTCCATGTATGCTGGAATGTTCACCCTCAGCACCAGGACGGCTGCCTGCAGAAGCACGTAGGGGGCCCATGTGCTGAGGAAGCCATGCAATTAGGCCGAGCACTAGGATGGCCCTTGGGGACATGCACTGTGGCTCCACCAGCACAGACCCAATTTGGCCAGGAGGAACCTACACCCCAACACGAGTCCTTCAGAAAGTCAAATTCAGATGCAAATGATTTTCAGCCTGAAGGAGGTGATATTTTTATGCATTAATATGCATAATTGTCCTTCGGTTTGTTTATATGAACAAATTACGGCTTCTATATCAGGAAAACATTTTCAACGTGATTTTTAAAAGTCCCTCAGCATTATAGTGTCAAATGCTAAAATACTCCAAGTGCAATAGATCTTAACAATCTAATCTCAAATTAAATCGCTTTAAATGTAAGGTTCTTTAAAgcaccacatgcaaaaacatGAGCATGTCAAATTACGGTTTAACATCAGATATGCAGATTTTCATGTACACAGATTTTCCAGTAATAATCCACAATCATTCAAATACATCGTATTTCATTAATCGTACTGTCAGCTGAAGTCCCCGACTAAATCGGCAAAAGGAAACTTCGGCTGAAAAATACATTgtttattaataaaacaaaGGTCAGGTTCTGATCATTGAATAGGAAGGCAGTAACAAATGTTGCAATGAAACAACACAGTTGTTACAGACATGAAGGGGAATGTCAGCTATGGTTTCCTTTGCATTCGAGACAATGTTGCATTTTATGCTCATTCTTGACTCAGCGCTCAGGATGTGTGTTGAGAGATGCTTAAAAAGCTAAGCAAATGATTGAACGTTGCTCTGAAACTTTAAATAGAAACAAAAGATTATTATCTTTTATTCCCCTCACATACTTTTAAAGTCACCAAACAGGTTTAAGAGAACAAGCATTGAAAACAGGTTTACATACCGTCAACAGtgaacatttttatattcaccacatACCCAAAGTGAAATTGCTCTTTACCCCGTGTAGGAAGCAGACATGGCTTTTCCCCCGTGAGATCATATTCCTCATTTCTGGTGTGATATTTCGTGAAGGTGTAGTCTCAGCTTTGAATAAAATAGATGTGATGAAGCATTGAATTGACAGCGTCCAAGGCTAACATGAAACCCATGTTATTGCAATAGCTTTCCTGTCCTAAATAGAGAAGTTTTTTTGGATTGTATGTTAAGTTTTATTGAGACTTAAAAACTGCATATTCCAAGCCCAAACTCGTTACTTGTTACATGCCCAAACTTGTTAGTGCAATGCGGAGATTCCTTTGAGACTGGAAACATTAACGCAGGTCTGACCCTCTGAACGATGACCATCTATGTCTGGAAAGCCTGAAAAGAAATCCCAGTGGCAGAAGCCGTCTGTAAACATGACTCTCTCCTCATGGCACAGATCCCGGGTGTAGCCCCACAAAGCCACGCTGATCAGGAAGCTGTTGAGGAAACAGAGCCAAGGGACGTTCAGGTCCATGTATGCTGGAATGTTCACCCTCAGCACCAGGACGGCTGCCTGCAGAAGCACGTAGGGGGCCCATGTGCTGAGGAAGCCATGCAGGATTAGGCCGAGCACTTGCTTTCTAGACAGGATGGCCCTTGGGGACATGCACTGTGGCTCCACCAGCACAGACCCAATGTGGCCAGGAGGAACCTTTATTTCCGTGAAGACCGGAGCTTGGAACCCTGGAACGCTGTTTATGAGAGCACATGCGAGGGTTATCAGGAGCACGACAGAGACCTGGGTGCTTTGGGGGCTCTGGAACACCTGGCATGAGCTCAGCAGCAGGTACGGCTCCTCCTGGACCTCCAAGTAGAACTGGGAGACCAACGTGACATAGAGCAGGGCTGTAGTCCACATGAGGCCGACACCCACAGCGTACCCGAGCTTCCTGGCCCAGTGCAGGGGCCGTGGCCGATGGGACAGGTTCCAGAAGTGGTCCAAGCCTATGATGAAGAAGACGGGCCAGTGCATCAGGCCATAGGTGAAGCATGCGGTTTGAACCAGCAGGCAAATGTGGTGAGAGGTTAGACGCAGGCTGAGGACGGACACGTCTTCCAGGAGGTAGATGGCTGAGGTGCCGGCAGCCAGGAAGGTGTCCACCAGGGCCAAGGAGACGCAGAGCAAGCCGAGGAGGCTTTGCCCCATGTGGCGCCTCTGCAACCCCACCACAGCCCAATTAAGCAAGCACTTCCCATTCAGAACCAGAACCAGGGAATATATGTCATTCTGCATGGTACCACCTGGTGTCATGTACTCCATAACTTCAGCAGGATGAGCCACCTGCATCCATAGGTAAAGTCCACACTAAGTCAACATCTCAGAGATCCTTCTAGGAAACATGGATATGCTTCAGTATTCAAATGGAGTTTCAGTTAAGATTTACTTCTCAGCTGGAACAGAATATTCTGAATCTGTTGCTCCTGCTGTAAGCAATAAATTGCTCCTCAACCGTCCACAACATCAGTCCTCCAGAAAGTCAAATTTAGATGCAAATGGTTTTCAACCTGGGGAGATAATTATATTTATGCATTAATATACATAATTTCCTTTTAGTTTGCGTCATGCAACTATAGCAGTTAAATATAGCTTCAGTTTGGACTCCACTTTCGAAAGACCTTAACCATCTAATGTCGAATTAGATCGCCGTAAATATTCAGGCACCTGACAGAAAAATATGAACATGTCAAACTACTGTTGAACATTAGATGTGCAGATTATTTTTATACAGATTTCTCATTAATTTAAGCCCACAGCAATTACTCCAGTAATTTAAATCCGAAGCAGTAATTTACAATCCACAGCAATTTAAAGCCATCGAATTTTAATCGCACTGCCATTTTGAGTCCGTGACTATATCTACTACAGGAaaatcgattattattatatgaatatattatcagttttaaaaaaatagtttCTGTTCAtagaataataaaacaataaacgTTATAGTAAAACAACACAGCTGGTACAGACGAGAAGGTGAAGGTGAAATCCGCATGATTCACGGTGCATTTTACGCTTTTACATTGTCTCCAATTAATATACCTTTAACTTTATATTAAgttgtgtgtccccccccaaTATAAAACTCTCTCCTACGCCATTGCTTCTACATTACTCAGTGCTGGGGAAGTATGTTATTAAAAGATACGTTTAAAACGGTCAGTGAATTATCAAATATCGCCCAGAAACTTAAGAAATAAACTTCTATCCCGTTTCATTTCACGCAGTTGTATATATATTCCTGAAACGGGTTTAAGCGAACCTGGACTAGATCCAAAGTTTTGAAAGGAAGTATGAatcattatatgtatgtattatatatattttttattttgggaaCGGTGTCGTTTTTCACGTACCTGAAATGAATGCGCTCCACGCCCTGTGTAGGAAGTACTCCTAATGCTGCTGTAAGGCGGTTTCAGGTCGCGTTAACAATGCGACTGCTCGCCTTAAATCTTTCAAGCAAGCACCCCCAACTATTACCTGCACCAAGTTAGGGTGTGTAAGAGCCTTTatacaaaagaaaagaaaaatagttTGTCCAGTTTTGGTTTATGTAGATTTTGAACGTTTTGTGTTGaggaaaatatatgtatatattttacgTTTAAATTATTTTGTAAACCGGGCAAAGTCTAAAGACTTATCGAGTCAATTCTTTTACGGCTTAAGTTGACTGTAAATTGGGGTATGGAAACTAGTTGcgtgttaattatatttatgtATCTATTTAAAACAGCACACGTCATTACACCCCGATTAAGCTTGATAAACGGTTGCAAGACGAATGGAGGGATGCATGTCTGGCTCTATTACCTAAACCGAGGTATTTTTCGTAACTTTTAATTTTTAACCTCCTTTGCCCCCAGTTTAACTTAATTTACCCGAGTGCGAGAATCGTCATAATGAAACATAATAAATGTAGgcgatttttaaaaatgtaaattgctTTAGAAATGAATGTTGGCGCCTACAACATACTTGCAATTGCGGAACTTTTACGATAATCTAATCACTAAAATGGTTTTCCCCTTCCAATTGGAAAGGATACGTTTTGCAACCAAACCAGTCATGAAAACAACTTCCTGTTATAACTGCCCGCCCATACGCctttattagccaatgatattggAGTATggatctttttttccctccccaaTGTCCAATCATATTCTTCTTCCCGAACACCGTAGTTTGTCCTAGCTGAATGTAGCGGTGGTCGATGAATATAAAGTGTTGTATAAAAGGTAGCTAGCAAggtatatattaaatattaatagcCTGCGACATTATACTTTAATTTTTACAGTGACAGTAATATCGTGAATTGTTTGTAATGGCATGATTTAAATAATTTTCTCAAGGCTAATCCGCCAAATAAGATTATTGTAATGAGCGAAtgacattattttttaaaaaacactcCATGTCAGATTACGTTTTTCCTATAAAATGAAGCATGTATGTAATTCTCGCTCTGGACGAATTGTATTTGAAAAACGTAACGATACGCGTCGTTTGTCAGACTAATTTTATGTTACTTTGCTCTCGGTGCTTTCCTGCAATGTTTACAAAAAACTTTCGCACAAAAACGTGCAGTCATATTGAATAAGCATAATTTCTTAACATTTTATGCAATAAACGCGTACTGCTTTCGTCAGAAAGATGCAGTGAGGCTCTAACCGCAATGTTAGGTAACTGCCTGTCTCAACAGGAAGCTCCTATCCTCTTTTCCCGTAAGTTCTCTGCTTTGCTGGATGGAAGGAGCGGAAGAGCTCGCACGACACCCGTCTACATCCACCGAGAAGGACAGCAGCCTGGCCGAACTGGTGAGACCTCCCAGGCCGAAGGGGAGGCAGGGCAGGTCGCCTAGGAGACGTCGCGACGCCAAGAGGCGCTTAGATGATCAGGGGCGGCAGCCTTGCGGGATGGAGAGACGGCGGTTACCGGGGCAACCGGAACACGCCAATCCTCCAGCATCCACAGCCGAGACAGCTGGCACCTCTCTGAAGAGATGGGATAGATGCAGGTAGCCGTGGCGACCGCAGTAAATACTGTGACTCTCCCACATCACTTAATGAGTGCCAAACATGTTTACCTAAtcactgtattaagagctaagAGTCCCATGGGGTAGACTAGATCTGAACTGTGTTAAGCTGTCCTACATGCTTAACTGCCACAGATTCTGTCATCTCTGGTGTCAGTAAAATTTAgaaaatactgtatatatgtttttatatgGCCTATAAAGGCGACATACCTATGTTTCTCTGTGATTTTATTACAGGCGGGCACACTTTCTTCATGGACCATACCCAGCTACACATTTTGGACCTAAAGCTTGCATCCTACCCAACCCCACCTCAGTCATGTAAGGCAACTAAATGCAAACAtgaaaaataacttttttttcccatccCCCCTTTGTAACTGTGCAGCTATGCTTAGAAAAACTTTTGATTGTGTAAGTATGGCTTCATAGATAAGGGTGGTGTGTTTTGATTGGCtggcttcccccccccacccgaatcTGGTGTTCTGATGACACCATGCTGTGCCGGGTAAGGAAGCGGGTCTCCAAACCGTTGGGCTTGGCTTCAAACCGGTGACCGCCGCCTGAGCACTATGCCTGCCTTCCACCCCCCTGGGCGGCAGAAGGAGAAATGGTAAACGCGGAAATGGGGGATCGAACCTGCAGAGTAACCTGGAGTTTGGACCCCCCGTGAAGTTTATTTTAAAGTACTTTGGAGGACACAgaattttggggggaggggcgatCCAAAAGGCGAGAGTGCAAATGAAGTGATTCGTGAGGGAGATGATCCCTGTGTTGTCTGTCAGGACAAAAATGTATAAACAGGAATGAGAAGCATTGGCTAACATGAGGACTGGCTACCCCTGCCTCTGTCTCCCTCAGGCATATCCAGGACCCTGCGAGCCAGCGCCTTACCTGGAATAAGCCTCCAGAACATGTCCTGGTCATCAGGAAGATTCGCGACAAGAACCTGTTGGAACCGTTCAAGGAGCTGTGCAAGTTCCTGATTGAGGTATCGGGGTGGACTTTCATGCGGGGTAGGGCTGTAGATACGAGTTGAGTGCACAGTCTCACGCACACGTCGAGCCGATCTGTCTGTACCTTGTTCCAGTCATATCAGCCTGTGTTTTACAATAGATTCGTGCATTGGTGTTATGTGCACCATTGAGGATGTTTTTAGAGAATCTgttgaaagaaagaaagaaagattaAGTCCCTTAAACTCTAACTGACAGTAAGGGAGAGTGGAGCTGTGCTTCTTCTGTgggattgggggtggggggagtagGCAGTGTAGCCTTCTTAATACTGCGAACCCAAGCTTCATGTCTTTTGCTGAGCATTTAAGTATCTGGCATGACAGTGAGCGATGCAGGGAGGACAGGATGCTTTTGGCAGACTGTTTGTGCACATGCAGGATTGAAATGGCATAACCCCTGGCACTGCAGAATTACGCTCGCTATAAGCTGGCTACTCATTAGGTACACAAAGGCATCTTCCAGGTTATGAAGCACCGGCCGCCCCTGACAttgttaagaacataagaacataggaaatttacaaacgagaggaggccattcggcccatcaagctcatttggggagaacttgactaatagctcaaagttgttaaaatcttatctagttctgatttaaaggaacccaaggattcagcttgcactacgttatcaggaagactattccatactctaactacacgctgtgcgaggaagtgcttcctcaaatacattttaaaatgttctcccgctaatttacacttatggccacgagttctagcatttaaactaatataagtagccatttggctgaacagcatccagacctgttagaatcttatatacctggataatgtcccccctcagtctccttttctcgagactaaacagattcagctcagctaacctctcctcgtaagacattcctctaagaccaggaatcattctcttagccctatgttgcaccttttccaaggcagcaatgtccttcttaaggtatggtaaccaaacccgcacacaatattctaggtggggtcttaccaaggaattatataatcatagcatcacttcccttaacttaaactccacacacattatagcttccattatttttccagtaatgctagttaaagattggcctatagtttgctgggtgacttctatccccttttttgagtATGGgaattatattagcatgcttctaatcagaaggtaccacaccagcagataacgatttctggaatattaaCGTTAAAGGTTGGATaagaatatccctcatctcttttaaaactataggtaaaatGCCATCAGGTCCCTGCGATATTCCATTTGATTGGAGTGTAATTTGCCTGTGCGAGTTGTTGTGATAGATGTtttgtgtgtgtcagtcagTACGTTTACAAGTTTGCACAGCTAAGTGAAGTTATGCTTATAGCTCTACTAGGCCGTTTAATCTGACTACTGTTCTTGTCCCAGTATACATGCACGAGAGAGGAATTGATTTATTGACTGAAGCATGATCGACTCCTATTACAATAAGTGGCGATGTggctcctttcagcttgttagGTTTGGGCTTTTTCTGGTTGACCTATTACGAAAATGAACAACCCTTAAAATTGCAAATTGAATAGTTTCTCAGCCCTGTACATTTCGCACGTACTATACGTCCTCTGCTTCTGTTACTTCCCGGTCAAAGCCCAATTCGGAAGCATGCGCGGAGCACCCAGTGCGACGGAACATATACATTCAAGGAGCAAGTCGACTCCTTGTCGCATTATCTTCGTGTCTTAGTCGATTCGATTTAGTGTGGTTTTAGTCGGACTAACATGTTTACATGTACTTAAAATCTGGTTTTAGTCCGACTAACAGTTTTCTTGATGTGCTTTCATTTTAAATTATGAGACACCTTTCACGCCCTGTTTTTTCGGGGATCCTTTTTTGCTCACCCTTTCCAGACAAACCTGTCATGGCTTCTGTCTTCATCATTTATAGCTCCCACATTCTCGTTTTCTCATCCTCACGGTGTGCTCTATGCACGCCGACTCTGTTTCAGCTCCGCCGTGAGCGCCTGGAGCTGTACACCTGTGCGAAGTGCATATCCTTGGCCTTTAGACTTATTTATCGAAcgctacatgttttttttttttgcttcagtaTATCTGCAACACAAACGTTAAAAGAGGAGTAGGGTTGCACGATTCTAGGTGAAATATGACTGCTGCTATGATGATTTATTTCCCCCTTAGAGTCAAGACTGCGATTTTCTCTCACGATTCTCGAGCAATGAAtgtatttctcttttttttgccTTGCATATTGTCTTTTTGAAGACGAAACAAACGTGGGTCTCTATAATATATGTATCGTTTAACATACCGATATTATCAGCCAATATTCACTACTTGTAAGTGGTCTCGAAGTACCAGTCTGGGACGTGCTTATAATTATTTGTTAAATCTGGCTTGTAGATCGAACTtttattttccacagaataaaatacAGTGTGACATTATTCCACTAATCTGCATTGGCAAGCATGAAAACATGAATAAACAATATACATATAATTCACTAAACAGCTGCCATTAAAACTGACTCATGTGGGGGTGGGCTGATTAGTACTTATTTTTTAGTCTCTGTGGAAAACGGTCGGTCAATGGGCCAGATTTAATTGATTTTCAAATGGTAAACCCTTGTCATATATTATTGTAATTGCACACACCAATACCTTGGCAAGGAGCCACTTAGGGGACAGGGTTGGATAATATTTTTAAACAGTTTTTAATACGTTTCAGTGAATGCAAATGTGGCTTTCCATGCGAggagttaaaaaaataatagaaatatgttttgttttttttaaaactacatCAGAAATGAAACTACTGAACTGAAAGCCAATTCATAAATC
This genomic interval from Brienomyrus brachyistius isolate T26 chromosome 21, BBRACH_0.4, whole genome shotgun sequence contains the following:
- the gpr160 gene encoding probable G-protein coupled receptor 160, with translation MQVAHPAEVMEYMTPGGTMQNDIYSLVLVLNGKCLLNWAVVGLQRRHMGQSLLGLLCVSLALVDTFLAAGTSAIYLLEDVSVLSLRLTSHHICLLVQTACFTYGLMHWPVFFIIGLDHFWNLSHRPRPLHWARKLGYAVGVGLMWTTALLYVTLVSQFYLEVQEEPYLLLSSCQVFQSPQSTQVSVVLLITLACALINSVPGFQAPVFTEIKVPPGHIGSVLVEPQCMSPRAILSRKQVLGLILHGFLSTWAPYVLLQAAVLVLRVNIPAYMDLNVPWLCFLNSFLISVALWGYTRDLCHEERVMFTDGFCHWDFFSGFPDIDGHRSEGQTCVNVSSLKGISALH